CAACCATCTAAATAAATCCAAAACTTGATTCTTTTGTTGAATTCTGCCGCTGGTTATCTGAAAATATAGTAGCTTGTACATTCTATACgttaacaatatttttactGCTGCTTCCTTTTCGCTTCTGTGAAAGATCTTTGTTTCACTTTTATCAATTTGCTAGAGTTCTAATGTACTGGATGCTGCAGTTTTAAttgctcattttattttattttttttaccttcaaTCCAAGAAAGAACGTAATCTTGTCCCTTGTTAATATGGTATTATGACATGAAGAAGAGTAAAATCGGCATATTTAAATTTGCACAGCTTGTACCAGTGACTTTAATGTTTACAAATATGTGACCACTAATGAAATCTTCTACATTTCTGTTAACAGATATTGGATTTTATGGTGAAAAATGGTCATTTTCAtctattttgtgaaaaataagaGTAGAAATATATGGTTTGTTTGGTTGACTTGCAATAAATGCCAAGTGATAGATAAAtaatgaatgcatgaaattcTCCATTTTGCTGCTAACATCCTATCCTACCCAAATGGTTTAGTCAGAAATACTAGTTTTAGACTATATTAAAGCCAAATGCATcttcagaaaaaataaaataaatactaaaaagaaaataaaattgttcatTGCTTGGCTTTTCCAATTAGGAAAGCTAGGGCCTATTTGGGTAACCCTCTTTAGAAGcacttttaagataaataaataagaagaaaaataagacgGACTTCTTCATAAACTAAAATGAGTTCTTCATTAGCTAATTTGTAGAAACTCTCTCATATAGCTTCTCTAAAAGATGAGAGGACATCTACAAATTAGCTAATGAATGGCTATTTTAGTTTATGgagaaactaattttttttttttttatttccttatcCTAGAAGTGCTTTTAGAGAAACTTACCCAAACAGGTCCGTAGTCTGAGCCATTGTTGAGGTGAATTAAGGGAGTCTTTTCCATTGGGCAAGACCAACTTCCCTAAAAAGGAACAGGTAAAATTTGCAGACGCTGTTTAGCTCCATTTGAGTTCATTCAGAATGTACATGCTATAATTGTGTTTCCATTCAAGAACTTCCCGCACTGATGTAAATCAGAAAAAATTGCTATAGAAAGCTTCTGTTAGTGGAGAAAGAAAAGTAAGAAAgcatattttacttttcttctATTCTTGGCTCTGGACATTTCTAAATGTTGATTACATCTGTTACTGGAGAACAACTCAACAAATATGTGAAGCAAAAGTTTTCATAAGTTACATTGTATGACTCTGATGAATAGTAGCAAAAGTTAAGGATTCTCTCACCATAAACATGTTCAATTCTCTGACCCTCATCAACTCTGCTAGAATTCCTCTGGTTCATGTCAGCACAGGTGAAGCAATTATACAAATTGCAGTTGCAATGTTGCATGTATATTAGGCATGTGATGATTTTTGGAATTCTGCTGTCATTCGCATGGGGAACACATACGTAGATAGTTACTGTGATTAGCAAGTATAGAGAGGCTTGGACATTGAGGGTAAAATATGGAAGTAGCAAATACAGAACCAATTGCTGACTTAAGGTGTGCTTCTTAGTAATGAAAATGTAAAGAGTAATTTGGAGTAAGTGAAAAATGACAATGCAATGGCCTAGATACATCGATATGTCTCACTActgttttcacttttatttgttGGTTCAAGTACTGGCTAGTAATTAGCTATATGTCTCACGTAACTCTTCTGCCCTATAAGGTATCATCTGCACAGCTGCATGGCATTACCACTTGACATAATTCTTTTAACATCATTTTGAGTTTGCACTTTTACAGCAACAGGAACGGTTTTATGTGCAGGAATTGAACAAAGCCTGTgtagtttttattattgtttggcTATAAGCTATGAagtccaaaaacaaaaaatataaagtattgGTATAGTACACTTATCCTATACTAATATAGATGCTCCTTATTCTTAGATATGTATTTAAGAagcatcttttaaaaaaaaattcaagattttAATCATCGATATGCTTGAGATACAGTTCTAATACTTTGAATAGAATTgaaattacatattattttattcattcattgaCATGTTCTAATGcgattctaataaaaaaatacacaattatacaaacacaaaatttattattagaacATGTAGATGAATAAAATATGGATTATGGTAGGAGTGTTCACAGGTCAGATTTGACTAAATCTGTTATCTaaccatattaaaattttatgggttggatttgtgtaatttttttttttttgcaaacacAATCTAATCCAATCTAATCATAAACGAGTTGGAATTAATTGGgtcttaatatttaaaaaaaattaaaaaaatttagaacaatAATGTATCTTTGcctaaattttttaagtatataataattaaatgcatTCAAAAGAAACCAAATTATGGAAATGTTTTAATAatagaattaatgattttaatactaatataatttttttggatagAAATAAAGTATGATACTAGTatgtgaaaatataaataaaattaagaaaaacataaaagcaaattaaaaaagatgaaaaagttATAGCaggtttattttaataatttaataaattatatgagctaaaaattattaatgtgttttatatttaataattaatttatatataataaattaaatcatatgGTATGAATTGTGttaggttaaaaaaataaaacttattcttGATTAGATCTTGATCAAGTTGGATTGAATTCAACTCAAATACTTTAGAAgttcaatttatataattaagttgAGTTGAATcacaagttgattttaactataAATACTCTTAGATTAAGAAATAATATGTAAATTGAAGGAAAATAGATGAATAGGAATGATGTTTAActgtttgtttttccttttggttTTGTAGTAAATTATAATCACCCTTCGCTGATATAATGAtgagaaaataaagatattGTTCTTTTAGTATAGtaaacaaagaattcttagaatAGTAAAAGTCTCCTaaagttaaaaaagaattatcttCCCTTAGATATACGTTGAACGATTTGATTTATCCCTGAACGAAaagtgtttaaaaatattaacaagaaTTTAGGAAGGGGATTGTGCAATATATTGATTTCAAGGTTTTAGGATTATAATTGGTGGAGAAATTTAATCTACAAGGACAAAGCATAGTATAGGTCACAATCACGGGCATTAATGCAtgcgaaaataaaatagacagtACCATCCAATTAATTGTAGTTATGTCCTTTCGATGTCGTGAGTCTATTTGctggatttttcttttttcttttttttccaacGAGTCCATTTCTTGGATAAGATGCCATAAAATCCTAAATAGGCATaaatgatttctttctttttaattgccagacttttaaaaagtttttatttatttatctgttatttataaaattcaagatgacattaattattcatttattaattatacttttattttactcttaatatttaattaatttaacatgtatttattgtgaagtaagaagaaaaagagataaaataaaaaatttcacatttattttattaaaatcacaGTTAAAAATGAACAAAGATAGTATATCCACCACAAAATCGAGGAAGGATGGAGAAGCCCGCTGCATAGCACATGCCCTACATGCATAATACTAGTACAAAGCATTCTATGGTCCCAAAGAAAAACACACACAAGGCGCACTTAAttctgataaaaattaaacacataAATTTGTGATCAGAAGACTAGTAATTTCCATTGAAGTCCATCATGGTTATAATTTATAACCCCAAAAAGCTAATCACGAGTTTATTGATTCAAGATTTTTGGTCTTGTGTAGTGAATTTTAGGACCATTTGGGATGCCATTATCTTATCAACATTGCAACTGAACTAAATTTACTCCCAGGATAACTCACgcattaattacttaatttactCAGGACCGCTGATGTAAAACAATATTACTAATTCAAAGTTAAAACTACTAGAAACAATGGATTGGTAGTGATAGGAATCCAATTCTAATGTGTTAGCTGTTTGGCAGCATATGATTAACCATATTGCCAAGCATGTCTAATTGGAATTTCACCATTTATGACACGAATGCTGGTTGTCCAATAAATAACACATACTAATTTGGAGGATTCAGTATATTTCCAGATTAAATGCATAGTCTAAGCCGATGCATGCCACTAGATAAATCAAAGGATGGCCCATGATTAGCTGAGTTAGTAGCTAACAAAGGCTCAGacaaactaactttccaaaagTTAAAGTTTCATCAAGAATTTGTTTGTCCATGAAACTGCCACCACTAGTTCTAGTTGTCATATGTTTTACAATTAAAGACAAAATGTTAGTTGTTGAACAAAAGAGTATTTCTCATAAATAAACAAGTGCTAATCTGAACAAGCACTAGCCACAAAAGCTTCCATTCATTGGAGGATTCATCACAGAAAACAAGATGGGACAAAGCATTAAAAATGGACAGATTCCCATTGTTCTGGCCCCCAAGCTTGTACCTTATTAACTGAATGACCATCAGAGATTTTTTTATCCCTCCAAATCATTAGCTTGGCATAAACATAATCAACTTCATTTAGTACCATGCTAATTACTTGTTTCTTTCTAGCATGATCGCTGATCAGAATAAACAATGATGAATTTGATAAGCCAACTAGCAAGATTAACCACGAACTAACATGAACAAATCACTTCTTGCTTTTCTTGGCCTTCCCAACACGTAAAAAAGAACCCAACCCGAAGAGACTACCACTTCCTTTAGAAATGCAGGGAGTTGGTAGGTTCAAAACAGGACTAATCCAAAGACCATTGGCATAAGATCCTCCATAACTCTTACCTGAACGAGACCTTTGTATAGGATACAAATTTAAGGTAGAAGAGCTTGAAGATGATAGTGGCTTAGCTGCTGAATGCTGCCTGGTTGAACTCACTCTCTTTGGCTGTGGCACCGAACCAGTTGAGTTGCTCCTTGACAAAGGAGGTGAATAACACatcaaacttttctttgtatcACAACTGAGACTTTTGCTTCTACTGAAACCCCAGAAAGAGGCGGAGTAAGCTTTCTTATCTAGAACTTCTCTAGTGctctctttctttattttgtcaACGCTAGACGGGGTACATGGAAGTGGAGGAAGTCTCATATATGGAGCTTCTCCACAAAGGGTGTGTTTCCTAGTAGTGTTTCGCTTTTTCTGCATCTGAATGGGAAGGATTACCCCATTAGAGAAAAGTTCATCTGCAGAAGATGATTCAAACTCAAGGCTTCTTCTGCTAGTGCTGAACTCAAAGTCATGATTCGACTCAAGAAGCATTGTGTCTTTGCGTGGAACATCTTGCTGCTTTTGTAGCTCAGGGACATCATGGGAAAAAGAGAAACGAGGGGGAACTATTTTAGAACACATAGATAACTACACAGTTCCCACCAGTTAGGAAAATTGAAGAGGGAAGCAAAAACCAAGGTGGACTTCAAGGTATGATGATGtgagaaaggagaaaaaaagcAAGGAAGAGAATTCAAACGAGAAAATCAAAACAAGGGAAGAGAGATTTATGGgttgaaaataatcaaaatatggGGTTGCTTTTGATTTACAAGTCAGAAATACACGGAAACAAAAGACATCCAGATACAGTGTACAAAAGGAAGAGCGTGTGTaaccattttattttcaaaggaTAGAGATATTCTGTGAAAATTGGAAGATCAAAGGAGATTCAATGTTCTTCTCTGAATAGGAGGCACAAGGGATATTTTGTCTATTATTGTTGGATAATAGAAACAAAAGAGGAAGACAGAgaatatgacttaaaaaaagagaaaatgtaatgTGTGACAATTTGGAAATTGTAAAAAAAGGATGTGAACTGCAAAGTCAGTGAAGGTTAAAGGTATGTGACTGAAATCACGATCTAATTCTGCTGAATTGAAGGAATAATGTTTGGGGTCTTGGTCTGTAAAATAGCCACCCAACAAAACTTGTTGCATAAgatgtgtaaatttttttttttgtaatatattattaatatgaagtatttattgattttattaataattaatttttatcaaaaaaatctaattgatcatctttaatgaaattcttttcatttaattatatttttttatctatacttAAACTGGAAACTAGTTAAGATGTGTAgagtttaaatgtttttatctcAATTGATGAAATAGTATATTCTTTTGCACagtcatttatataattttaaggtGGAGGAATATTAATAGTCTCTTTTCTAACATAAAGCGTAAACAATCACaatttattatacaattaaaaaaatcatttagatGGTGAAGCActgtcaaataaatatttatgaattaggTTAGCTCTAGGTGTGTGCAATTATCTCTTGTTCCTTGTATTTGAGGATGATTTCTTATAACATATTTAATACTAGTTTGAATAATCATATAACACGTGGGATGGACCAAACTGCAATCTTTCTGGGTTAATCACCCCCATGATTAGAATTATACTAAATacgttttcttaatttttttcctaaaaaataaaaaagaatcttcACCGATTAACAAAATCCTGGTTGTGATCACTATTTATTGAAGCATAGTCAAATTAGAGAGTTTCTATAGacagaaaaattttaaaaagggaaaaagaagttTCGCTACTTCAATATCTTTGAAATATGATAGTTAAATCTTTCTATAATTGCGTTATTAAAAAATGGAGCTGATGAAATGAAAGAACGTTCTACCGGCTAACTAAATTTATTGAAGGACTCGAGGATTAGGGTGcaaattttttacaattaaaccACTACTCTgccttcattaattttttag
This genomic interval from Glycine max cultivar Williams 82 chromosome 5, Glycine_max_v4.0, whole genome shotgun sequence contains the following:
- the LOC100814700 gene encoding uncharacterized protein, translating into MCSKIVPPRFSFSHDVPELQKQQDVPRKDTMLLESNHDFEFSTSRRSLEFESSSADELFSNGVILPIQMQKKRNTTRKHTLCGEAPYMRLPPLPCTPSSVDKIKKESTREVLDKKAYSASFWGFSRSKSLSCDTKKSLMCYSPPLSRSNSTGSVPQPKRVSSTRQHSAAKPLSSSSSSTLNLYPIQRSRSGKSYGGSYANGLWISPVLNLPTPCISKGSGSLFGLGSFLRVGKAKKSKK